The window atTGTTTTTCTGATTTGATGATCTTTTACAAAACTGATGAACTTtatttaaaatttgatgaacttttcatAAACGTGATAGTTTTTTTTCAATTTGCGTGAACTTTTCTTCAATTCGatgatcttttttttttgaaatttctgaacttcttgtgaattttaTGATCTTTTTTTTCAGAATCCGTGAACATTTGTAACTCACAAaaaatttcatttttcattttccataTTTTTTCAAAAGTTAATGGATGACCAGTCAACTGGTCAATCGCGACCGGTCAAAATGTAATCGAGCAACCTGGGGAACCAGTCTCGATCGAGGGTTCGCCTCCTACATAAGCTGGCCAATGGGCAGGGGTGCATGAGCGTCGGTTCCTTCAAGTGGCACTTAAGCCGCCACATAGGAGCTCCTTGATACACGCTAGGTCGCTATTTGGGGACCTATACCCAAATAGGATCTGCTGAGGAAAGCGATGGGAAAGAAGGAAGGAAGTGGGGTGGTGCCCTGTCCGGCGCATCAGTGTCCAAGGCCCAAGGACACTATGTCGTGGCATGTCAATCAACACGCCATTTCCTCGCAAAAAAAAATCAACACGCCATAGGCGTATAGCGTTCTTATCTCTAACTAGTGGCAAAAATGAAAACAGAAGTAAAATGTCTATCTACTAGTATCTCAGAAGACAGAGCGAAAGGATAACTAAAATAAGTACACACAAAAATGAATCAAAAAAGAATAGGACATGATATTATTATGCTTGTCCGTAGGGGTGCGATGCGAGCCAGCtcatttttttagaacgaaggctcaagcagagcccggctttgaattatccAATGTGCAAATGTCCAACAAGTATTTAGATAAAATGTTCAACGCGTACGATAATTTTTTTAACACGTATTATAAAACTGTTCAACTTGTATTCAAAAAGGTTGACATATGTTTTAATAAATAAGTAAAACTAAATATAAAAAATACAAGGAaaagtaaataaaaagaaaaaatgtgacagaaaaatagagagaaaataaaaaagggaaaaatgTATGGGCGCTTCTAAAACCGGTGCATAGAGGCTGCTCTCGCTAAGAACCCGCGTATGGTGTCTGAGGTTTTATTACGAATTTGGGCCAAGCCAGCGGAGGCGGGCCAGAACCGAAGGAAGAAGCGCGCGAAGAAACGAGCCGCCATGCACCAGTGGATGGAGCGACCTCGTCCTCAACTGCCCCCGACGTGCTCGCTCCTCGCCCTCATCCACAAAGACTctgctccgccgccgcatcgcgcgAGCGTCGATTCTATCACTCTCCCCCACCCGGCCTATAAATCCACCAGCAAGCCATGTCCGATCCTTCGCCGTTCCTCTTCAACCTCCGCATCAGTCCATCCATCCAACACCCATCCTCCTCCGCGACGCAAGATCGGCtgaaaccggccggccggccgaTCCAATCCAGGTTCGTGCATGTCATATCTGCATGAGATGTTGATTTCTAAATCTGAAATCAGTGCCGCCACGTGCATCTGAAATTAGGTTGCGGATTAAACGTTCCCCTAATTTAGTTTGCCTTGCACGCGCTCTGCTCTAGTAATGGggatggcgtcggcggcggcgccattgatcGTGTCTCTGCTGTACTGCGCGGCGTTGGCGGTGCACGCGTCGCACGTCGTGTACCCGGAGCTCCAGTCGTTGGAGGCCACGGAGGTGGACAAGGAGCTACGCACCGGGTACCACTTCCAGCCCCCCAAGCATTGGATCAATGGTACGTATGTGTGGAATATTTATTTCCTCGTTTCACCGTCAGTTGCTTAGTATGTTATACTCACTCCTCGCAATTTCTTTTGTCTGGCCTTTGTTAATTGGATGACATCGAACCTCTTCACAACGATGCAACGATTGATCAGATCCAAATGGTACGTGCACTCATACAAATTGATCACTCTCGCCATCTATCTATTGGTCAAATGATGAATTAGTAATCAGTTTTGCATGACTATCTATTGTGCACTTTGTATGACATTGTGTGACTCAACATCTCAACGTCTGGATGCATGCAGGGCCCATGTACTACAAGGGGCTGTACCATCTCTTCTACCAGTACAACCCCAAGGGCGCCGTGTGGGGGAACATCATCTGGGCGCACTCGGTGTCAACCGACCTCATCGACTGGGTGGCGTTGGAGCCCGGGATCTACCCGTCCAAGCCGTTCGACATCAACGGTTGCTGGTCGGGCTCCGCCACCATTCTGCCCAACGGCGTCCCTGTCATCATGTACACAGGAATCGACCCCAACGACCGCCAGGTGCAGAACGTTGCGTACCCGGCCAACCTCTCCGACCCCTTCCTCCGCAAGTGGGTCAAGCCCGACTATAACCCCATCATCAATCCTGACCGAGGCATCAACGCCAGCGCCTTCCGTGATCCCACCACTGCTTGGTACGGGCCAGACGGGTACGTACATCACCATTTATTTTATCGTGTGCCATGTTGACACACATGTAAATATGATGTTGAGCATGTTTGGCCAGTTGATATTTACAAAAAGATCATGCCATATGCTGATGTGCGTGATTGATTTGCAGACACTGGAGGCTGGTGGTGGGCAGCAAGGAGAACATGAGGGGGATCGCGGTGTTGTACCGGAGCCGTGACTTTAGGAGGTGGATCAAGGCACACCACTCGCTGCACGCTGGGCTAACAGGGATGTGGGAGTGCCCAGACTTCTACCCCGTGGCGGTGCCCGGTGGCAGACGTCACCACCAGAACGGTGTGGACACCGCAGAGCTGCATGACAGCACAGTCGCTGCGGAGGTAAAATACGTGCTCAAGGTGAGCCTCGACGTAACGCGCTACGAGTACTACACCATTGGCTGGTACGACCATGCCAAGGACAGGTACACCCCTGACCTCGACTTCCCAGACAATGACTATGGTCTCCGATACGACTACGGCGACTTCTATGCATCGAAGTCGTTCTTTGACCCGGTCAAGAAGCGTCGCGTGCTCTGGGGCTGGGCCAATGAATCGGACACTGTCCCCGACGACCGCAACAAGGGTTGGGCTGGCATCCAGGTCACTCTACACATCCACATTTACACCACACGAACAGAATGTCTTCACTCTACACATTCACTATTTTTTCCAAGGGTTGGGCTCTGGGGTTGGAATGACCTTCACATGGCTCTTCACGTACTGAGATTTAAATGTATTGTTGTTTCTGAATTTTTAGGCGATACCGAGGAAGATCTTCCTGTCACGGAGCGGCAGGCAGCTAATTCAGTGGCCGGTAGAGGAGATCAAGTCATTGCGCGCAAAGCACGTCAATGTCAGCAACAAGGCTGTCAAGAGCGGCGAGTTCTTCAAGGTCGGCGGCTTCAAATCCGTGCAGGTCAGTACAATAGTGTATATACACTTGATATAAACAACATGGGGCGGTGGCCCTCCTCTCTGAATTGTCAGTGAATGACGAGCCACTGCTATATATGCTAGTCGGATGTGGAGGCAGCGTTCATGATCAAGAACCTTGAGAAGGCGGAGAAATTCAACGCGTCGTGGCGGACAGACGCGCAGGGGCTGTGCAAGAAGCTCAACTCACATGTCAAGGGCGGCGTCGGGCCATTTGGACTCTGGCTGCTCGCCTCCGATGACCTCAAGGAGAGGACAGCTGTTTTCTTCAGGGTATTCAAGAACAACGACACCAGCTATGTCGTCCTCATGTGCAACGACCCTACAAGGTAGATCCAATGCATATAACTCACTCAAGTCACCtttttgtatatgtatatacaactTGCAATTTACCACACTCTAGATCCCGTAATCCTGAATGATCGATCGGGCAGGTCGTCATTCGAGTCGCAGATCTACAGACCGACCTTCGCCGGCTTTGTCAATGTCGACATATCTAAGACCAAGAAGATCGCCCTAAGGACATTGGTACGTGACCACAAAATCTACATTGAATTAGTTACTTACTGAATACACCATTGCAAGAGGGTTCTAAGCCATGTCACGGAATCCATTTCAGATCGACCACTCTGTCGTGGAAAGTTTTGGTGCCGGCGGCAAGACGTGCATCCTCACGAGGGTCTACCCGAGGAAGGCCGTCGGGGACAATGCACACCTGTTCGTCTTCAACAATGGCGAGTCGGACATCAAGCTCACCAACCTGCGTGCATGGGAGATGAAGACCCCCACGATGAACAAGCGTCTGGGGCAGTAGCAACAGCCCGGCCCGGTAGATCGAGGATTCAGAGTAGCCTAGACTAGCCATAGCTAGCTAGCTTGTTGATTTAGTTGAGATTAATTAGGAGAGGTCCAGGTTTAGTGATGAGTTGTTAGAAAGGACCGGAAATGATCCATTTTGTTTCAGAACCTTTTCCAAATGGCAGGAGGCCTTGAAAAGCCAACATTTTTTGTTGGCATGCAAGATATCATCAACATATCAACAAAATTTTGAAAGACAGAGAAAATAAATGTTGGTGGTTCCACGTGAGGTTACTCAGGTAGAGTGAGGATCCACCTTAGCTAATTAGTATTACCTCCGTCTTAAAACgtttgtcttagatttatctagatataCAAATGTATCTAAGACTAAAATGTGTCTAGATGTGTTGGTCGCCACTTCCGACTGAAGTGCATTGTAGGTCCTTGAActatttcaggggtgccatgtaagtCCTCAAACTATGAAAATCCGCATTCAGATCTTCGAAGTGTAGTAAGTATGTCATTCAGCTCCAAAATCTTTCCGACCCCATATGACCGCCCAACTTGTGCTATTGACTCGTGACACGTCGGACATGGGGCCCGCAAGATAACGCCGGTGACGGAAATATGCAAATACATTCAAAGTCATGAACTATTTTGAAATTCATAAACTCAAAAACTCATGTAGCGCACCATTGTACAATTCAAGAAAAATCGGTAGCTTTTGATTATTTTTTCGTCAGCCAATTTTTTCATGAACACTCAAAAGaaattcatgaatttggaaaaagttggACACATTTAATAAATTttcatgaatttttaaaatgtTAGAAATATTTAGTTTACTtgtgtatttaaaaatgttcacaaatttgcaaaAATTCTCAAAGCTGAAAAATATCTTCATTAATTGAAAAGTACGTTTATGAATTTACAAAAGTTTTTATTAATTTAAATGTTCATGgtttcaaaaaagttcacgaataTGGAGAAAATGTTCATGACTTTAAAAAAGTGTTcggtgaaaatgaaaaaaatgtttTTCCATATTCACGAACGACACAGACATTTTTTAAGTTGTGAACTTTTTTTCCATATTCACGAACATTGTTTTAAAGTCATGAAAGTGTATAAATGTTCGCGAACATTTTTCCATATTCGTGAATGACGCGAACATTGttttaaattcgtgaacattttttaccATAACCTCGAACATTTATTTTAAAGTCGTGAAAGTACATGAATGTTTGCGAACATTTTTTCCATATTGGCGGATGATGCGGACATTTTTCTAACATCAGGTACAGTTTATCCATATTCCCTAAAATTTTGTTGAAGTCATGAAAGTATATGGATGTTCGAATATTTCTTCCATACTCGCGAACATGTTTTTTAAAGTCGTGAACATGTTTTCCATATTCATGATTTTCGAAGTCGTGAAAGTATATGAATGTTTGCAAACATTTTTGCATATTCATGAACAATGcagacatttttttaaagtcatgattttttttctatatccgtgaacatttttttaaagtcatgaaAGTGTATGAAAGTTCCCGAACAACACGAACAATTTTTAAAGTCACGGACATTTTCTTTTcatattcacgaacatttttttataGTCGTGAAGGTGTATGAATGTACACGAACATTTTTCGATATTCACGAATGGCGCCGACATTTTTTCCCATATCGTGAACGACGCGGACATATAtttaaagttcatgaatttgaatttATTTACATATTTTTGTCACCGGCAGTCACCCTGCGGGCCCGTGGTCCAACGTGTCACGGGTCAACGGTGCTAGCTGGCTGGTCACGCGGGGTCATACGGATTTTGTACTTGAATGATACACTTACTGCACTTCGACGAACTGAATGCCGATTTTTATAGTTTAGGGACCTACATGACATCCCTAAAATAGTTCAAGGACCTACAatgcactttattcgtcagtagagGGGGGCGTTGCCCACCCACACTTGAAAAAAATGCGTTGAAATAGATTGAAAAAGAGAATAGTATTTTGCACCCCAGATCTTCATGATTTGAGACTTGTGTACCCTGGATGGGCAGACCTTCTCTCCAGCTCTGCATGTAGGATGAATATATTTTTGAACATAATACAACCGAAGTCGCTCACATACACAAGCATATAATCACCCTATAAATGCACACACGCATACCTTACCCTTATGAGCACCAATGCCAAGTTTAGGACTTAAACCCTGGTGGGccggggataccactgtcctcctaaccatcctacCTCAGGTTGGTTCGCTGCAAGACGAATGGTGTTATTTATCTTTTGATAAATTTGTAGTTCATAACCTGCAGTCATGATTAATTTCCTACATTATTCGCCTCGAGACAATAAGATGTTTATGAAAATATGTTATGAAAAATCCCCAGATTAAGTTCTTACTAATTGTAATTACGCACAGTTAAAAAAATATATACTATGATTACGACTTTACTTTACGTGTACCATCGAACAGGTTCGTAATCATGCATATGAGGACTACCCAATACAtgtttttttctttattatttCAAGTGAGTACCAGGTAAATAGTGCTGGTTTTTCTTAATGAACCGAGGGAGTACAGTACTAGCTAGCAGGTAGCTGACCCAGgcgtgtccaatgaatggatgggaATCCATGACAACCTATTGCCTCCAAGGCTTGCTTCAGGTATACCTAACTGGCAAATCAATCAACCAAGTGGTTGCACCGTCCCATCCGTATTGATATTATTATACCTTTCGTGCATGGCCGTATACGTGTACGTGTATATGCTGCTAGCTAAGCAGTACTAGTAGTTGATTGCTCAGGTCTCTGTTGTATAGTTCGCATCTCCTTGTCCTGTTATCTCCTCTTAATTACAAATTAATACCCGCCAATATGTGTCACGTCCTTGCTTAGCTAGCtactcattcatttatttattcactCACAGATGCCTAATCTACCGAACCATGCTAATAAACTATCCTCTGTTTCATCAGACCTAATGGAACAAGAAGGAACAGCCAATTGCCCATGTTCTGTCGTCTTCATTTTTGGTTTCTTCACATGGGAACATATGTGTGTCCATTTTTTTTAGTTTACATGATCAAAGATTAACGAGAGCTAATTATAACCGTCAAAATGCACTTAAATAAGTTAGTAGGTGTTGTTGTTAAGTACACACGGGACTATTAGCATCTTACCTCAACAGGAGTAGTTGCACATGCAGTTCAATGATCACATATGATACATGATTTGTTCCCTATATATAAAAAGTTGTTCATACTCAGATTTCAGGAATTGCCAGCTGGCTAGTACTCCAGTAGTAACCACTAATTTTCCGGCAAAAATAAAATGCCCCTTAGTACAAAACTGCGACACTATTATGGATCGGAGAGAGTAACCCTGCATGCGAGGAGTTCTTTTTCGAGAGTATACCCTGCATGCGAGGAGTAAGTAGGCTACATGAAACAGTAGTTATGCATGCAGGCTAAAATTGTTGCTTAATTACTATGGACAAGTGACAGAGAGAAAGACATGCATAAGTATATATTTTTGTACTACAGTACCACAGTGCACAACCGCTGGCGGCTCGATGAGTCGTCGTCGTTTATATAAGTAGGCACCGTCCGTGAATGAGACCTCAACTTTACTCAACCGCTATGCATGTAGGTAGGTAACATATCCCAATCAGCTCTCTTCGATCATATCCATATTTCCCTAGCTAGCTTTCCTTTTCTAGGTTCTGTGCAAGGAGTTTGGTTATATGTACTCTACACAGAAATCAAATACAACATATATATGCAAATGAAAATAGAAGGCATTGGCTAATTAAATTTATGCagcctcatttgtgatgagagagcCTCATAGCAAGAGATTTTTCTTGCAAATGTAAAGACAAAAGTACTAAACAAAATCCATTCCTTTCCCAAGAAAGTTGTATCTTGGTGGATGTATTGGTCTTTAGACACACACAACCCTACACAGCCAACCATGAAAAGTTGAAAATAATCACTCCTTGGATAAAATAATCAAGGAATCAATCAAGCAAATATATATTAATCCACATACAAATATGCATGGGTGGCTGTTCAACCAGACAATAATACACTTCTACAACTTTGTATCCagaagattatatcctactcaaaaAGCAAAAAGGAAATTTAAAATAAAATGGAATCTTGCATTAGATAAATAGATATAGATGATGTCCCGTGAGCCTAGCCAACTAGGTAAGGACCGGCGCGGCGCCGCCGGTGCCATCTCCAACCTCCAGCTAGCTTATTAGGTGCTACGACCATCCCTAACCTCCCTATCATTTCCACCATCACGTTCCTATCTGCAAACCAAccaatttagagacatcacatggtaTATATACAAATCCAAATCCTTTCCACTTAGCTCATCATCAGAGCACAAACCAGGCAGGCGGTGGATCGATCGGTCGGCGCCAAGAAATTCCCATCCTTCAAGTTCTTGGTTGATCGAGTGATCATGGCGGCAGCAGCGGTGACGCTGCTATTGCTTTTCGCCTCCTGCATGCATGCCGCCGTGTTCTGCGCGGCGGCCCCGTTCGATGAGGTGCCGACGGTGACCTTCGACGAGGGCTTCGCCCCGCTCTTCGGCGAGTCCAACATGGGTCGCTCCTCCGGCGGCGACGCCGTGAGCATCACCCTGGACCGGAGCACCGGCTCCGGCTTTATTTCCAAGCGCTACTACCACCATGGACTCTTCAGCGCCGATGTCAAGCTCCCGGCCGGCCACACGGCCGGCGTCGTCGTCGCCTTTTACCTCTCCAACGGCGACGTCTTCGAGGCCACCCACGACGAGCTGGACTTCGAGTTCCTCGGCAACCGCGCGGGTCACCGGTGGCGGATGCAGACCAACGTGTACGGCAACGGCAGCACGGCGCGCGGCCGGGAGGAGCGGTACGTGCTGCCCTTCGACCCCACCGCCGCCAAGCACAGGTTCTCCATCCTCTGGTCCTCCAGTTCCGTCGTGTTCTACGTCGACGGCACCCCCGTCCGCGAGGCGCAGCGCCGCCGTAGTCGCCGTCGTTTTACGGACGACGGCATGGGTCCCGACGGCGACGACAGTGACATGGGTGCCGACTACCCGTCCAAGCCCATGGCGGTGTACGTGACCATCTGGGACGGCTCCACCTGGGCCACGGAGAACGGCAAGCACACGGTGGACTACGGGCACGGGCCATTCACAGCCGAGTTCTCGGGGCTCGTGCTCCGCGGATGCCCCGCCGACGCCGGCGCAGACATCCGCCAGCTCCACCTCGGCGCCTCCACGCAGCGGTGCGCCACGGCGGAGTGGGAGCTGATGACGGCGGAGTACGCGGTCATGACGGCACAGAAGCGCGCGGCCATGCGGCGGTTCAGGCAGAGGCAGATGGTGTACACGGTGTGCTATGACACGGACCGGTACCCGGCGGCGCTGCCGGAGTGCGAGGTGAACGCGGCGGAGCGGCGGATGTTCGAGCGGTGGGGCGAGTCCAAGGCCTCGTTCCGCTCACGGACGACGCCACCGCCACCGCGGCCGCTTGCTGTGTCCATGATGCAGGCCGACTGAGTGATCGGATCGGACGGACCACCGGCGGCCACGTTGCTGCCTGTACAGTGTTGCTTAGCTAGCTAGTGGTACAAAAGTGATTATTATATGAAGAGCAGTTGGTTGATGATGGATCTGTTTGGTTTTGTATCTAAATATAAATCAGCAAAAAAGCTAGTATGTACCCTAATTGAATGGGTCACTGATTAAAGGTGGTGCTAATTAATCCATCAGCAGGACCAGTATCATTATCTTCTCATTATGCACTAACTCCACTAGTTAGGCTATGATTGCAACATATGGTAGCACAACTTATTCTTTGGTTAGACTGAATCATGCACTGTTTCAAAACATGAACCTACGAATTAAGCAATGCCCTTGCAAAAAGCATAACTTAGCCTACAAATATTATTTGTTTAAAATATTCAGGTTGAGGGAACTAGAAATATTTTGCCGGAAACCACACGATATTAACTAGCCTATATGTTGGATTTACTTAGCGTGCCTTTACTCTTATGAGGACAGAGAAAACTCGAGTAAGGCCCAGTCCCCGACCCCCGCGTCGCCCGAGCCGGGCGACTCAGGGGAAACCTAGCCGCCGGCGCCCCGTCGTCTGCCCTCCGCTCGCCCCCGCATCGTCGCTGCCGGAGGGCCGGCAGGTGAAGCCGCGCCGGGCCctgggatggcggcggcggggctgtcCTTCCTCCNNNNNNNNNNNNNNNNNNNNNNNNNNNNNNNNNNNNNNNNNNNNNNNNNNNNNNNNNNNNNNNNNNNNNNNNNNNNNNNNNNNNNNNNNNNNNNNNNNNNNNNNNNNNNNNNNNNNNNNNNNNNNNNNNNNNNNNNNNNNNNNNNNNNNNNNNNNNNNNNNNNNNNNNNNNNNNNNNNNNNNNNNNNNNNNNNNNNNNNNNNNNNNNNNNNNNNNNNNNNNNNNNNNNNNNNNNNNNNNNNNNNNNNNNNNNNNNNNNNNNNNNNNNNNNNNNNNNNNNNNNNNNNNNNNNNNNNNNNNNNNNNNNNNNNNNNNNNNNNNNNNNNNNNNNNNNNNNNNNNNNNNNNNNNNNNNNNNNNNNNNNNNNNNNNNNNNNNNNNNNNNNNNNNNNNNNNNNNNNNNNNNNNNNNNNNNNNNNNNNNNNNNNNNNNNNNNNNNNNNNNNNNNNNNNNNNNNNNNNNNNNNNNNNNNNNNNNNNNNNNNNNNNNNNNNNNNNNNNNNNNNNNNNNNNNNNNNNNNNNNNNNNNNNNNNNNNNNNNNNNNNNNNNNNNNNNNNNNNNNNNGGCCATGGAGGCTGCTGGCTGCAGTTGTGCCCATCGGTGCCTGTCTCCTTTGGCACGCCGGTCGGGCTTGGCTGCGTGTGAATCCACTTCAACACCACCACCTCGCCCCACCTCCCCCTGCATGGGCGGCTTCGGCTCGGCGGCAATGGACCTGCGTCCCCTTCCTGCGTCCATTGCCGGCCGTCCGGCACGGCTTCGAACCCTACGAGCCTCGAAAGATGCGCTCTTTCTGGCTCTCTTGGCTCTTTGGCTCCTCGGCATATCCGCACCATCATCACCCTGCAGTGTCTTTGTTGGCCATCCATCCCGatgcatcatcgtcaccggcatgctgCGGGAGCTGCGTCCCCTTCCAGTTCCCTGGGCCCGCCGACCTCCCTGTTGCTCCGGTCCCGGTGGCCCAGATCTGCGTTCCTTCCAGGTCCTGGATTATCTGGGGCTATGGTCACCGTCCCATCCCCACTT is drawn from Triticum dicoccoides isolate Atlit2015 ecotype Zavitan chromosome 4A, WEW_v2.0, whole genome shotgun sequence and contains these coding sequences:
- the LOC119287298 gene encoding probable xyloglucan endotransglucosylase/hydrolase protein 30 encodes the protein MAAAAVTLLLLFASCMHAAVFCAAAPFDEVPTVTFDEGFAPLFGESNMGRSSGGDAVSITLDRSTGSGFISKRYYHHGLFSADVKLPAGHTAGVVVAFYLSNGDVFEATHDELDFEFLGNRAGHRWRMQTNVYGNGSTARGREERYVLPFDPTAAKHRFSILWSSSSVVFYVDGTPVREAQRRRSRRRFTDDGMGPDGDDSDMGADYPSKPMAVYVTIWDGSTWATENGKHTVDYGHGPFTAEFSGLVLRGCPADAGADIRQLHLGASTQRCATAEWELMTAEYAVMTAQKRAAMRRFRQRQMVYTVCYDTDRYPAALPECEVNAAERRMFERWGESKASFRSRTTPPPPRPLAVSMMQAD
- the LOC119287297 gene encoding beta-fructofuranosidase, insoluble isoenzyme 3-like, coding for MGMASAAAPLIVSLLYCAALAVHASHVVYPELQSLEATEVDKELRTGYHFQPPKHWINDPNGPMYYKGLYHLFYQYNPKGAVWGNIIWAHSVSTDLIDWVALEPGIYPSKPFDINGCWSGSATILPNGVPVIMYTGIDPNDRQVQNVAYPANLSDPFLRKWVKPDYNPIINPDRGINASAFRDPTTAWYGPDGHWRLVVGSKENMRGIAVLYRSRDFRRWIKAHHSLHAGLTGMWECPDFYPVAVPGGRRHHQNGVDTAELHDSTVAAEVKYVLKVSLDVTRYEYYTIGWYDHAKDRYTPDLDFPDNDYGLRYDYGDFYASKSFFDPVKKRRVLWGWANESDTVPDDRNKGWAGIQAIPRKIFLSRSGRQLIQWPVEEIKSLRAKHVNVSNKAVKSGEFFKVGGFKSVQSDVEAAFMIKNLEKAEKFNASWRTDAQGLCKKLNSHVKGGVGPFGLWLLASDDLKERTAVFFRVFKNNDTSYVVLMCNDPTRSSFESQIYRPTFAGFVNVDISKTKKIALRTLIDHSVVESFGAGGKTCILTRVYPRKAVGDNAHLFVFNNGESDIKLTNLRAWEMKTPTMNKRLGQ